The Natronoarchaeum mannanilyticum genome includes the window ATCGCCGACGAGCTCGTCGGCCAGCCCGACGTACGTCTCGGGCGTCAGCGCGCGCAGTTCGGCGCGGGTCTCGTCGTCGACGTCGAGGTCGTCGAACAGCTCGCGGAAGTCCTCGATCGTGACGCGCTCGCCGCGCGTGAGCTCTTTGACCTGCTCGTAGGCGTCCTCGTGGCCCTCGCGGCGGAGGATCGTCTGGACGGCCTCGCCGATGACCTCGGGCGTACCCTGGAGGTCCTCGCGCATCACCTGCTCGTTGGGGACGACCTTGTCGAGGCCGTTCTGGAGCTTCGTGTAGCCGATCAGGCAGTGAGATAGCGCGGCGCCGATGTTACGCTTGACCGTCGAGTCCGAGAGGTCGCGCTGGAGGCGCGAGGTGGTGACGTAGTCGGCGAGGAAGTCGAGATCGGAGTTGGCCTTCGAGAGGTTGCCCTCGCTGTTCTCGAAGTCGATCGGGTTGACCTTGTGAGGCATCGTCGACGAGCCCGTCTCGCCCTCGGCGGCCTCCTGGCCCAGGTAGCGCTGGCTGACGTACAGCCAGACGTCGAGATCCAGGTCGAGGAGGACGTTGTTGATCCGGCCGAGCGCGTCGAACAGGTTCGCCAGATCGTCGCAGGGGTTGACCTGCGTCGTGAGCGGAGCGTACTCCAGGTCGAGCCCCTCGACGAACTCGCGGGCAAAGGTTCGCCACTCGACGTCGGGGTAGGCGGCGACGTGGGCCGCGAACGTGCCGCTGGCGCCGCCGAGTTTGCCGGCGAGGTCGCTCTTTGCCTGCTTGACCTGCCCGAGCGCCCGCCCGACGCGGGCCGCGTAGACGGCCATCTCCTTGCCGAACGTGGTTGGCGTGGCGGGCTGACCGTGGGTGCGAGCGAGCATCGGAACGTCCCTGTACTCGCGGGCGAGCTTCGTCAGCGCGCTCTGGACGCTCGTGAGTTCGGGAACGATCACGTCCTCCATGGCGTCGCGCACGAGCAGGCGGTGGGCGAGGTTGTTCACGTCCTCGCTGGTGAGCCCGAAGTGGATCCACGAGGAGACGTGCTCCATGTCGTCGGGGAGCCGGTGCCGGATGAAGTACTCGACGGCCTTCACGTCGTGGTTGGTCGCCGAGTAGCCCGCGTACCCCTCGGTTTCGAGCTGCTTGACGACGTTCGCGTCCTCCTCGGTGAAGTTCTTGTACAGCGCCCGCAGCGTCGCCCGGGCCTGGGTGTCCAGTCCGAGTTCGGTCTCGTCCAGATCGGCCAGCGCGATCAGGTACTCGACCTCGACGCGGATCCGGGCGCGCATCAGCCCGGCCTCGCTGGCGTACGGCGAGAGCGGCGCGGTCCGACCGGCGTAGCGCCCGTCGAGCGGCGAGACGGCGTACAGCGATTCTGTCATGGGCTAGGCTGCCCCGCCGGCGACAAAAAGCGTGTCGGAACGCTGGAACCACAGACGTGGATACATCACCGCCCCCTCTGCCCGACGCGGCGTGAATATAATCACGTGCGTGCATATTTCGGTGGTCGGTATCGCAACTACTTTTGCCTCCGCGCGCCCCTCTCCGCACATGACACGGATCGCTGGCCTGGCGAGCAATCGCGGACGAAACCTGATGCACGTCGCGGATCTCGCCCCCGGCGGGGCCGAGCTCGCGGTCGTGCTGACCAACGACGCCGACGCGCCGGTTCTCGAGAAGGCCGAGAAGCGAGGCATCCCCACCGAGGTCGTCGAACAGCCAGAGGGGCTCGGTCGGAAGGCCCACGAGGAACGGGTCAACGAGGCGCTCGACGGGTACGACTACGATCTCGTCTGCCTCGACGGCTACATGCGCATCCTCTCGGAGACGTTCCTCGACGCCCAGCCCGAGACGCTGAACGTCCACCCCTCGCTGCTGCCCGCGTTCCCCGGCATGGACGCCTGGGGCGACGCCCTCGATGCCGGCGTCGACGTCACCGGCTGTACCGTCCACGTCGTCACGGACGCCACCGACGACGACGGCCAGGTCGTCGAGTCCCGCGTCGACGCCGGGCCGATCGTCACCCAGGAGCCGATCCCGGTGTACGACGGCGACGACGAGGAGGATCTGGCCGATCGGGTGCTCTACGAGGGCGAGTTCAAGGCGTACCCCCGCGCCGTGAAGTGGTTCGCCGAGGACAGCGTCGAAGTCGACTACGCGAACGAGGTCGTCCGGACGCCCGAGAACTCGGACGAGCAGCTCCCCGCGCGCTTCCTCGCGTCGGGCGACCGCGTCGCCGACCTCCGGTACGGCGAGAACCCCCACCAGGACGCCGCGGCGTACGCCGACTACTCCTGCGAGGAGGCCTCCGTTCTGAACGCCGAGCAGCTCAACGAGGGCGCCAAGAGCCTCTCCTATAACAACTACAACGACGCCGACGCCGCGCTGAATCTCGTCAAGGAGTACGACGACCCCGCCGCCGCCGTCATCAAGCACACCAACCCCGCCGGCGCCGCAGTCGCGGACACCCTCGCCGACGCCTACCGCGACGCGCTCTCGACCGACGCCAAGAGCGCCTTCGGCGGCATCGTCGCGCTGAACCGCGAGTGCGACGCCGAGACCGCCGCCGAGATCACCGACTCGTT containing:
- the purB gene encoding adenylosuccinate lyase gives rise to the protein MTESLYAVSPLDGRYAGRTAPLSPYASEAGLMRARIRVEVEYLIALADLDETELGLDTQARATLRALYKNFTEEDANVVKQLETEGYAGYSATNHDVKAVEYFIRHRLPDDMEHVSSWIHFGLTSEDVNNLAHRLLVRDAMEDVIVPELTSVQSALTKLAREYRDVPMLARTHGQPATPTTFGKEMAVYAARVGRALGQVKQAKSDLAGKLGGASGTFAAHVAAYPDVEWRTFAREFVEGLDLEYAPLTTQVNPCDDLANLFDALGRINNVLLDLDLDVWLYVSQRYLGQEAAEGETGSSTMPHKVNPIDFENSEGNLSKANSDLDFLADYVTTSRLQRDLSDSTVKRNIGAALSHCLIGYTKLQNGLDKVVPNEQVMREDLQGTPEVIGEAVQTILRREGHEDAYEQVKELTRGERVTIEDFRELFDDLDVDDETRAELRALTPETYVGLADELVGDLE
- the purH gene encoding bifunctional phosphoribosylaminoimidazolecarboxamide formyltransferase/IMP cyclohydrolase, with product MTRIAGLASNRGRNLMHVADLAPGGAELAVVLTNDADAPVLEKAEKRGIPTEVVEQPEGLGRKAHEERVNEALDGYDYDLVCLDGYMRILSETFLDAQPETLNVHPSLLPAFPGMDAWGDALDAGVDVTGCTVHVVTDATDDDGQVVESRVDAGPIVTQEPIPVYDGDDEEDLADRVLYEGEFKAYPRAVKWFAEDSVEVDYANEVVRTPENSDEQLPARFLASGDRVADLRYGENPHQDAAAYADYSCEEASVLNAEQLNEGAKSLSYNNYNDADAALNLVKEYDDPAAAVIKHTNPAGAAVADTLADAYRDALSTDAKSAFGGIVALNRECDAETAAEITDSFKEVVVAPGYTDDALDALFEKDNLRVLDVGSLDTPVEHHTEKRLAGGRLVQERDRQSLTVDDLEVVTEREPTDEQLESLLFAWQTIKHVKSNAILFADGTETVGVGAGQVSRVDAVEIAKMKADSDAEGKDAEGAVMASDAFFPFPDALELAADAGIEAVIQPGGSVNDEDVIEAADEHDVAMVFTGQRCFRHD